Proteins from a genomic interval of Streptomyces fodineus:
- a CDS encoding DUF2267 domain-containing protein, whose protein sequence is MQLQEFLTQVRDRGEFRSQEEAERVCEAVLWALATRISPEEADELAARLPAPLDEALHLDRGRPETFDCDEFLRRVSVQTGARPRTAEWDADAVLCTVADAVPGPQLDRLLSRLPARYAEFFGRPTPD, encoded by the coding sequence ATGCAGTTGCAGGAGTTCCTGACCCAGGTCCGTGACCGCGGGGAATTCCGCAGCCAGGAGGAGGCCGAGCGCGTCTGCGAGGCGGTCCTGTGGGCGCTCGCGACCCGGATCTCCCCGGAAGAGGCCGACGAGCTGGCGGCGCGGTTGCCCGCCCCGCTGGACGAGGCCCTGCATCTGGACCGCGGGCGTCCCGAGACGTTCGACTGCGACGAGTTCCTCCGGCGGGTGTCCGTGCAGACCGGCGCCCGGCCCCGCACCGCCGAGTGGGACGCGGACGCGGTGCTGTGCACGGTCGCCGACGCGGTCCCCGGCCCACAGCTCGACCGCCTCCTGTCCCGGCTCCCGGCCCGCTACGCCGAATTCTTCGGCCGACCGACCCCGGACTGA
- a CDS encoding MFS transporter — MAASPAAAGSRPNRAVLLTVTCLGQFMVLLDNTIVGAALPDMQHRLHTQLTGLQWIVDAYVLLVAMLLLSGGVFADRFGRKRVYLTGVAVFTAASLLCSLAPSLAWLVVGRVLQGIGAAALSPASLALLAAAYPVPQERIKAIGLWAGLSGIGLAAGPVAGGVLTEAFGWPAIFLVNLPIGVILLLVGLRHLGESRNPSAPAIDIPGTVLSVLAVGALTYGLIEGGARGWTSPVILGSFTAGVILLAAFVAVEARRSAPMLPLRLFGQRLFTVSNTAMVVVGFALMGSSFFFSQFFVYVQGSSILRAGLQTLPLSLAMVIVSPYAGRLAARYGFRIVVTTGLALAGLGLLALGMVHADTGYGNVWWRLGLAGIGFALAMSPLTGAAIQAVSPQEGGLASGISSTTRQIGAVLGVAVLGAVVRTRQSGGTSFETGLNSAFLAAGAITLATAVFTGLWLARSKPAEGPAAPRRSTGPGAVTISNEASVNSR, encoded by the coding sequence ATGGCTGCATCGCCCGCGGCCGCAGGCAGTCGACCAAACCGGGCCGTGCTGCTCACGGTGACCTGCCTGGGCCAATTCATGGTTCTGCTCGACAACACGATTGTTGGAGCAGCGCTGCCCGATATGCAGCACCGGCTGCACACTCAGCTGACCGGTCTGCAGTGGATCGTCGACGCGTACGTACTGCTGGTCGCCATGCTGCTGCTGTCCGGCGGTGTCTTCGCCGACCGGTTCGGCCGCAAGCGGGTCTACCTGACCGGCGTGGCGGTGTTCACCGCCGCGTCGCTGCTGTGCAGCCTCGCGCCCTCGCTCGCCTGGCTGGTCGTCGGCCGGGTGCTGCAGGGCATCGGGGCCGCGGCGCTGAGCCCTGCCTCGCTCGCCCTGCTCGCCGCCGCCTATCCCGTGCCGCAAGAACGAATCAAGGCGATCGGGCTGTGGGCCGGACTCAGCGGAATCGGTCTGGCCGCAGGCCCCGTGGCCGGCGGCGTGCTGACAGAAGCCTTCGGCTGGCCCGCCATCTTCCTGGTCAATCTGCCCATCGGCGTGATCCTGCTGCTGGTCGGCCTGCGCCACCTCGGCGAGTCCCGCAACCCGAGCGCCCCCGCGATCGACATCCCGGGCACGGTGCTGTCCGTTCTGGCGGTGGGGGCGCTGACCTACGGGCTGATCGAAGGGGGTGCCCGCGGCTGGACCTCACCGGTCATCCTGGGCAGTTTCACCGCCGGGGTGATCCTCCTCGCCGCTTTCGTCGCCGTCGAAGCCCGTCGTTCCGCTCCGATGCTGCCGCTGCGGCTGTTCGGGCAGCGCCTGTTCACCGTGTCCAACACCGCCATGGTCGTGGTGGGGTTCGCGCTCATGGGTTCGTCGTTCTTCTTCTCCCAGTTCTTCGTGTACGTCCAGGGCAGCTCGATCCTGCGCGCCGGCCTGCAGACCCTGCCGCTATCCCTCGCCATGGTGATCGTCAGCCCGTACGCGGGCCGGCTCGCCGCCCGGTACGGCTTCCGAATCGTGGTCACCACCGGCCTGGCCCTGGCCGGCCTGGGACTGCTGGCGCTCGGCATGGTGCACGCCGACACCGGCTACGGGAACGTGTGGTGGCGGCTGGGACTCGCCGGCATCGGCTTCGCACTGGCCATGTCCCCGCTGACAGGCGCCGCCATCCAGGCAGTCAGCCCGCAGGAAGGCGGCCTCGCCTCAGGCATCAGCAGCACCACCCGGCAGATCGGCGCGGTGCTCGGCGTGGCGGTGCTCGGAGCCGTCGTCCGCACCCGGCAATCCGGCGGCACCTCCTTCGAGACCGGCCTCAACAGCGCCTTCCTCGCTGCCGGCGCCATCACTTTGGCCACCGCCGTGTTCACCGGCCTGTGGCTGGCGAGGTCCAAGCCCGCGGAAGGCCCCGCGGCGCCGCGACGTTCCACCGGTCCAGGTGCGGTCACCATCTCCAACGAGGCATCCGTGAACAGCCGTTGA
- a CDS encoding isocitrate lyase/phosphoenolpyruvate mutase family protein: MEGVPARTDDLVIIARTDARGPLGLDQAIERAGRYAAAGADVVFVEAPRTTEEIERIAASVDAPLLINMVQGGLTPDTAPERLAALGYRIAIHPGALLAPYAPHGLAAPRRLGGTLPEVTPGPRGLFELVGLRDWSAIGERYDHVAGDEKGVVPCGRRDPGDARGDLLVRRHVSAPGFRGHIAFADESGQDAARGEDVQDERGKRAAPEAEAGRGVLHAALGEVQTHAVAVAEGRRDSGDGQRGQPVVDAVAQEQQGASGLRRRTAARILIHEADRPWLEAGRVPPEGRSGRAGRLLDRLPKLHWAPFAADGTIADGELLEGSDGLRVIHTPGHSPGHVVLFHEPSRTALLGDAVFHRGEPALGPAALAADPALRVDSLAKLPHDLRAVGFAHGTPLAGAGVDAFLRFLSDLGQRA, translated from the coding sequence GTGGAAGGTGTGCCGGCGCGCACCGACGACCTCGTGATCATCGCCAGGACCGACGCCCGCGGACCGCTGGGCCTCGACCAGGCCATCGAGCGCGCGGGCCGGTACGCCGCCGCGGGCGCGGACGTCGTCTTCGTCGAGGCGCCGCGGACCACCGAGGAGATCGAGAGGATCGCCGCCTCCGTCGACGCCCCGCTCCTGATCAACATGGTCCAGGGCGGCCTCACCCCCGACACCGCGCCCGAGCGCCTCGCCGCCCTCGGCTACCGGATCGCCATCCACCCGGGCGCCCTGCTCGCCCCCTACGCCCCGCACGGACTGGCGGCCCCGCGCCGCCTCGGCGGCACACTGCCTGAGGTCACCCCGGGTCCGCGCGGCCTGTTCGAACTCGTCGGCCTGCGCGACTGGTCCGCGATCGGCGAACGCTACGACCACGTCGCTGGCGACGAGAAAGGCGTTGTCCCGTGCGGTCGTCGCGATCCGGGTGATGCCCGGGGCGATCTGCTGGTGCGCCGTCATGTCTCAGCTCCCGGATTCCGTGGGCACATAGCCTTCGCGGACGAGTCTGGGCAGGATGCCGCCCGCGGCGAGGATGTCCAGGACGAGCGGGGGAAGCGCGCCGCCCCGGAGGCGGAGGCCGGCCGTGGTGTTCTCCACGCAGCCCTCGGCGAAGTCCAGACGCATGCGGTCGCCGTCGCTGAAGGCCGCCGTGACTCCGGGGACGGTCAGCGCGGGCAGCCCGTGGTTGACGCAGTTGCGCAGGAACAGCAGGGCGCGTCCGGCCTCCGCCGCCGTACGGCCGCGCGGATCCTGATCCACGAGGCCGACCGACCCTGGCTGGAAGCCGGCCGCGTCCCGCCCGAGGGCCGGTCGGGTCGCGCCGGGCGGCTTCTCGACCGTCTGCCCAAGCTGCACTGGGCGCCGTTCGCGGCCGACGGGACGATCGCCGACGGGGAGCTGCTGGAAGGCTCGGACGGCCTGCGCGTCATCCACACGCCCGGTCATTCACCGGGGCACGTGGTGCTGTTCCACGAGCCCAGCCGCACCGCCCTCCTGGGCGACGCGGTCTTCCACCGCGGCGAGCCGGCCCTCGGCCCGGCAGCCCTCGCCGCCGATCCGGCGCTGCGTGTCGACAGCCTCGCCAAGCTGCCCCACGACCTGCGCGCGGTCGGTTTCGCACACGGCACCCCACTCGCAGGTGCCGGTGTCGACGCCTTCCTCCGGTTCCTGTCGGACCTGGGCCAGCGAGCCTGA
- a CDS encoding acyl-CoA dehydrogenase family protein — protein MLSDSTATILAERPSVAAVVDAAPRVAQIAARCSDETEAARRLAPEVVEAVREAGFARHFVPAAFGGTEGRFVDMTSAVALVGEGCASAAWAASLSAHAARYGAYLPVEGQAVLWGDGPDALMAGALMPAGKAEPVSGGWRLSGEWKYISGVRFADWVFACSAVPGKVGPDGRGEVRFFAVPQADIVVKDTWSTLGMRGTGSDTMVLDDVFVPDCLTLSRFDINAGRATASEARCHTVPVNEVNGLPLVVPVVGAARGAVRAAAEQNMRRADRRGAPLREKPPVQIDLARSAAEVDAAELLVQRAARVADGVEVTKEGEAAVRGPRDFAMAVELSVSAVERLFRGTGTSGHFEGDPVQRFWRDVNTAASHVIFSFETTGTAYGAWVLGAEGAEPRR, from the coding sequence ATGCTCAGCGACAGCACAGCGACGATCCTTGCCGAGAGGCCGAGCGTGGCGGCGGTCGTCGACGCCGCTCCGCGTGTGGCGCAGATCGCGGCGCGGTGCAGTGACGAGACGGAGGCCGCCCGGCGGCTTGCGCCCGAGGTGGTCGAGGCGGTCCGCGAGGCCGGGTTCGCCCGGCACTTCGTCCCCGCGGCCTTCGGCGGTACCGAAGGCCGCTTCGTGGACATGACCTCGGCGGTGGCGCTGGTGGGCGAGGGCTGCGCCTCGGCGGCCTGGGCCGCCTCCCTGTCCGCGCACGCGGCCCGGTACGGCGCCTACCTGCCCGTGGAGGGACAGGCGGTGCTCTGGGGCGACGGGCCGGACGCCCTGATGGCGGGCGCGCTCATGCCGGCCGGGAAGGCGGAACCCGTCTCCGGGGGCTGGCGGCTCAGCGGGGAGTGGAAGTACATCAGCGGGGTGCGGTTCGCCGACTGGGTGTTCGCCTGCTCCGCCGTACCCGGCAAGGTGGGCCCCGACGGGCGGGGCGAGGTGCGGTTCTTCGCGGTGCCGCAGGCGGACATCGTCGTGAAGGACACCTGGTCCACGCTGGGCATGCGCGGGACCGGCAGCGACACGATGGTCCTGGACGACGTCTTCGTGCCCGACTGTCTGACCCTGTCGAGGTTCGACATCAACGCGGGGCGGGCGACGGCCTCCGAGGCCCGCTGCCACACGGTGCCCGTGAACGAGGTGAACGGGCTGCCGCTCGTCGTGCCCGTGGTGGGCGCGGCGCGGGGCGCGGTGCGCGCGGCGGCCGAGCAGAACATGCGGCGGGCCGACCGGCGCGGCGCCCCGCTGCGTGAGAAGCCCCCGGTGCAGATCGACCTGGCGCGCTCGGCCGCCGAGGTGGACGCCGCCGAACTCCTCGTCCAGCGGGCGGCGCGGGTCGCCGACGGCGTCGAGGTGACCAAGGAGGGCGAGGCGGCGGTCCGTGGGCCGCGGGACTTCGCGATGGCGGTCGAACTGTCCGTGTCGGCCGTCGAACGGCTCTTCCGTGGCACCGGGACGAGCGGCCACTTCGAGGGCGACCCGGTCCAGCGGTTCTGGCGGGACGTCAACACCGCCGCGTCCCATGTGATCTTCTCCTTCGAGACCACCGGAACGGCCTACGGGGCCTGGGTACTCGGTGCCGAGGGCGCGGAGCCGCGGCGTTGA
- a CDS encoding dienelactone hydrolase family protein: MISDMVLVPTTDATLHGDLVVPTAARAVVLFAHGSGSSRHSPRNRMVAAELRTAGFGTLLMDLLSEREERHDALTGEHRFDIPLLSRRLVAAIDWLDTQPDARGLPVVLFGASTGAAAALVAAAERPDRVLTVVSRGGRPDLAGDALEEVRAPVLLIVGGQDQQVLELNEGAARRLRAPHALSVVEGATHLFGEPGALEQVAETARRWCEERLEPTRESG; the protein is encoded by the coding sequence ATGATCTCCGACATGGTTCTGGTGCCCACCACCGACGCCACGCTCCATGGTGACCTGGTCGTCCCGACAGCGGCGCGTGCCGTGGTGCTGTTCGCGCACGGCAGCGGCAGCTCCCGGCACAGTCCGCGCAACCGGATGGTGGCCGCCGAGCTGCGCACCGCCGGGTTCGGCACGCTGCTGATGGATCTGCTGAGTGAACGGGAGGAGCGGCACGATGCGCTGACCGGTGAGCACCGCTTCGACATCCCGCTTCTCAGCCGACGGCTCGTGGCCGCGATCGACTGGCTGGACACACAGCCCGACGCCCGCGGTCTCCCGGTCGTCCTGTTCGGCGCCAGCACGGGCGCCGCGGCGGCACTGGTGGCCGCGGCCGAGCGGCCGGACCGGGTGCTGACCGTGGTGTCGCGGGGCGGCCGGCCCGATCTCGCGGGCGACGCCCTGGAAGAGGTGCGGGCCCCGGTCCTGCTCATCGTGGGTGGTCAGGACCAGCAGGTGCTGGAGCTGAACGAGGGGGCGGCGCGGCGCCTGCGGGCCCCGCACGCCCTGTCCGTCGTCGAGGGGGCGACGCACCTGTTCGGAGAGCCCGGCGCGCTGGAACAGGTCGCCGAGACGGCCAGGCGGTGGTGCGAGGAGCGCCTGGAGCCCACCCGGGAGTCCGGGTAG
- a CDS encoding Tn3 family transposase — translation MRSGSRRNGTYTAFREVGRRIRTVQLMRNLSDAPLRRRVSMTPRPSPRSCAGSRHLTEPWHRGVPAPRPRADPGDRVEVTAIGRPARRRTPG, via the coding sequence TTGCGCTCGGGCTCGCGCCGGAACGGCACCTACACCGCCTTTCGCGAGGTCGGCCGCCGGATCCGCACCGTCCAGCTGATGCGCAATCTCTCGGACGCGCCGTTGCGCCGGCGGGTGAGCATGACGCCCCGGCCATCGCCGAGATCGTGCGCCGGCTCCAGGCACCTCACGGAGCCCTGGCACCGTGGAGTTCCGGCACCGCGTCCGAGGGCTGACCCCGGGGACCGGGTCGAGGTCACAGCAATCGGTCGACCAGCCCGTCGACGTACTCCGGGGTGA
- a CDS encoding oxidoreductase, translated as MSRTFLITGVSSGLGRAFATAALEAGHTVIGTVRNPDQIAAFEQFAPGRAHARVLDVTDTDAVAPTVAAVEAEVGPIDVLVNNAGYGVEGTFEETPPATFRHQFDVNVFGVIAVTQAVLPRMRERRAGHILFVTSMGGLRAFPGLAAYHGSKFAVEGIAATLALEVAPFGIHVTAIEPGSFRTDWAGRSMHRVESTIADYDPIFAPIRQRRLDMSGQQLGDPAQAGRALLAIVEAEKPPTHLILGSDALRLVADARSAFDAETAAWNELSKSTDYPDGEQIAGRRLGVRPVRDPAG; from the coding sequence ATGTCCCGCACGTTTCTCATCACCGGCGTGAGCAGCGGCCTCGGCCGCGCCTTCGCCACCGCCGCCCTCGAGGCCGGCCATACCGTCATCGGCACCGTTCGGAACCCGGACCAGATCGCCGCCTTCGAGCAGTTCGCTCCGGGCCGCGCTCACGCCCGCGTGCTGGACGTCACCGACACCGATGCCGTCGCGCCGACCGTCGCAGCGGTCGAGGCAGAGGTGGGCCCCATCGACGTACTCGTCAACAACGCGGGCTACGGTGTCGAGGGCACCTTCGAGGAAACCCCGCCCGCCACCTTCCGCCACCAGTTCGACGTCAACGTCTTCGGCGTCATCGCGGTCACCCAGGCCGTTCTGCCCCGCATGCGCGAGCGCCGTGCCGGGCACATCCTGTTCGTGACCTCCATGGGCGGTCTGCGCGCGTTCCCCGGCCTGGCCGCCTATCACGGCTCCAAGTTCGCCGTCGAGGGCATTGCGGCCACGCTCGCCCTGGAGGTCGCACCATTCGGCATTCACGTCACGGCGATCGAGCCCGGCTCCTTCCGCACCGACTGGGCGGGCCGCTCCATGCACCGCGTAGAAAGCACCATCGCCGACTACGACCCGATCTTCGCCCCGATCCGCCAACGCCGCCTCGACATGAGCGGTCAGCAGCTCGGTGATCCCGCCCAAGCCGGCCGCGCCCTGCTCGCCATCGTGGAGGCCGAAAAGCCGCCGACCCACCTCATCCTCGGCAGCGACGCCCTCCGCCTCGTCGCCGACGCCCGCTCCGCCTTCGACGCGGAGACAGCCGCCTGGAACGAGCTGTCGAAATCCACCGACTACCCCGACGGGGAACAGATCGCCGGGAGGCGGCTCGGCGTGCGGCCCGTTCGGGACCCCGCCGGGTGA
- a CDS encoding TetR/AcrR family transcriptional regulator, whose protein sequence is MNERQRARRPGGRSARVGAEVHQAVTDLISERGYGNFTVGEVAARAGVADSSIYRRWGSLANLLTDVALTRLNARSPMPDTGSLAGDLRTYAANVAREITGPDGLAVVRLAVALSSMGQQGVQARDDLLAERTRQLQSMLDRARERGEHAPDAFAVLDHIMAPMYIRVLLGIGPLTPEYVDGLVDRLL, encoded by the coding sequence ATGAACGAGCGACAGCGAGCCCGGCGGCCCGGCGGGCGCAGCGCCCGCGTCGGCGCGGAGGTGCACCAGGCCGTCACCGACCTGATCAGCGAGCGCGGCTACGGCAACTTCACCGTCGGCGAGGTCGCAGCCCGCGCGGGCGTAGCCGACAGCAGCATCTACCGCCGGTGGGGCAGCCTGGCAAACCTGCTCACCGATGTCGCGCTCACCCGCCTCAACGCGCGGTCGCCGATGCCCGACACCGGGAGCCTGGCCGGCGACCTGCGCACGTACGCGGCCAACGTGGCCCGCGAGATCACCGGCCCCGACGGTCTGGCGGTGGTGCGCCTGGCCGTCGCTCTGTCGAGCATGGGTCAGCAGGGCGTGCAGGCGCGTGACGACCTCCTCGCCGAACGCACCCGACAACTGCAGTCCATGCTCGATCGCGCCCGCGAACGCGGCGAGCACGCACCCGACGCGTTCGCCGTGCTGGACCACATCATGGCCCCGATGTACATCCGCGTCTTGCTCGGCATAGGCCCGCTCACCCCGGAGTACGTCGACGGGCTGGTCGACCGATTGCTGTGA